The DNA sequence taaagatacaattatatacactctataaagattttaactactattgatattttcttttaacatttttataattgatctctaacaaattctattaaaataattttttttaaatattcgaGTTAATTATGAGTACTTTTGTGTGAATCTTAATActatccaatttaattttatatcatattggattgatttaaaataaatttcatataaaaaaatttaatcataatttgatattttttgtaccatattatattaaattaattaatcatattgaaaattGCCAATGCTATTCTAAAATTCCTTTGCTTATGTATTTACTTCAGaattaaattagtaatattGATGGTTAGCAGctaataattattatgaattCCATTAACTGCTGTTGATTATTTCGTTAACAGTGCAAGCCTGGCCCCGCATGGAAGATTCCCCTCGAGAGCTGGGGGTGGCGTAGTTTTCTAAAGAAGAGGAGACTAATCAATGTTCcattaattataaagttttcACGGGATCTTTTCTTGTGTGGCTAAGATTTTTACTTAACGTTACATCTATCATATATCACCGAAGTATAAAACTCAATAGTAATCACGTGAACCATTTACCAGGTTTTATACACTATTCTTGTTCACTTCGATTTAATGGTGCTATCCGGAAATGGGTTTGGTTTATCTTTTAGTTCTACTGAGCTTGAGCTGCGTTCATGGCGATGGGATTCCTACAACACTTGAAGGACCCTTCAAGCCGGTCACCGCCCCTCTTGAAAAGAGCTTCAGAGGACAAAATTTCACTGACTTGCCTGATGTTCCAAGCAATGTGGAAGGTTTTCAACCTCAGCAAATTTTTGTTTCACTCTCTACTAACTATGACTCTATCTGGATTTCTTGGATCACAGGTCTCTCTTTGgttctttcattcttttcttaTATAGTCTACTTGATTATATTAGAATTCATGGCTCATGAAGTTTTAGTTAGTCTGACTTTTAGTGCCTTGTATATTACTAAATTGATGTGTTACAATTTGCATTATCTTTCTCATTCGATATTAATTTTCGTAAATAAGAAGTTCCATTGTTACAAACACAGTAATGTTACTGAGAATCTTTTTAGTTTAAAGTTCTGGTTTGCAAGGAAATAAGCTACTGACACGGTAGACAAAGAAGTGATCCAAGTGGTGACTGAATGTGTTACAGTAAATTTTGTAGAGATGGTGAAAGTTGCCAAAAAATGTAAGGATTGTGTCTTGTTTCTGAGTTAGTGTAAAATGAGGCCTATTTGGTTTAATGTACGGTTGTTAATTTAGCGAAATGGTAGTTGGATAAGAAAGAATGTTCGTTCCTTTAACTACTATAAAAGTAAGTGTAACTGTCCATTATCATAGGTTGAATGAAGAGTTGATTATGTTTTGAAGTTGTCTTGATACAgtgatttatgtttttcaatctAGAAGAATATTAATAACCATTTACCTCTTGTTTTAATTGTGTTCAGACATGAGCATGATTGAAATGGAGGCTTTGTAGAAGAACTTCAGTTAGCCTTAATTTATGCAGATGATTTTTTTGTGTCTTCTTATTTCAGGGGAATTCCAAATTGGTGATCATATACAACCATTAGATCCTGAATGGGTACAAAGTATTGTTCAATTCAGAGTCTTAAGATCACCAGTGACTTATCAGGCAGAGGGTTACTCCCTTGTTTACAATCAACTTTATCCAAAAGAAGGCCTCCAGAACTATACTTCTGGTATTATACATCATGTTCTTCTAACAGGTATGATCTGATTAGGATTGATTTATATATCAGTCCACAGCTACAAACTTTCCTCATTTTGATTCAAAGTTGTTTGCTTATTGGTTTCAACCAAAGCCCCATTCTCTATTCAAATCTGTTGACTGTCCATCACTCCATCCTTTATACAACTAGAGTTTCGAACATGGCAAATGTGAATAATGTTGTGTGCAGAGTCAATggcttttctttaattttgctttCCAAAGATAATCATGTATATATACAGGTTTCTCGAACTCTAGCCATATTAAGATCCTCTTTCCTGGATATAAAAACTTGTTTAGAATAATGTAgataaaatgagaaataatcTGATTGTTGTGTGAGTGTTTCTGTGGAGTGCAGGGAAAGGGAAGGAGTAATACTCTGACTTATCTATATGgaatttttctaattatttccAGGTTGCAATCATCTTTTGCTACAGGTTTGGAGCCTAACACACTGTATGAATATGAATGTGGGGATCCTTCTATATCGGCAATGAGTGATAGCCATTATTTTAGGACTATGCCGGTTTCTAAAGCAAGCAATTACCCCAGTAGAATAGCAGTGGTGGGAGATCTGGGTCTTACCTATAATACAACAACAACGATCAGTCACTTGTTGAGTAACCATCCTGCTCTGCTTTTGTTGCTTGGGGATCTAAGTTATGCAGACTTGTATTTTACAAATGGAACCAAGTGCAATAGCTCCTCCTCGTCATTTTTTCCAAACCCCACCCAAGAATCATATCAGCCTCGTTGGGATTATTGGGGAAGGTGAAATTGctattgttttaattgtttttatacttttttgcTTGATCTAAAGCTGTAATATGGCAAGTGTTGTGAAATTTTCGAGCAGCAAGATGTAAACTACAGTTTTCATCAAAGAAGAGTAGTGAGTGTTTTAGTCTTTCTAATTGGATCACTGATGAAACATGgttaaaaatcaaaaaataattttgtggaTTTTGATgaggaataaatgtgtgaagACAAATGCAGTTTGATTATAAAGTTATTCCAGCTTTGAACTTCTTTAATGCCACTGAAGTAATTGTGCAATTGTTATGTCCTCAGATGATATGTTGCACAAATGGAAACTATctactataattttttacttcGCATAATTCCATTAGTTGCAAAACAGTCAAAAAAGGCAAGATGCAAGTAACTTTACTTGTTGGAAACTGGATTCTGCAAGGCTGGAAAGTGATTTCGGTTCAGTTTGATCTTGTCATATCCTTTGGTTTTGTGAATAATTTTCTCAGACCAGCATTAGGAACAATTAAGCTCATTGACTTGTTATGGGGTTGGTGTTTGCAGATACATGCAGCCTTTAGTCTCTAATGTTCCAACAATGGTGATTGAAGGGGAACATGAGATAGAGCTACAAGCTGAAAATTATGCATTTGTAGCTTACAGTTACCGCTTTGCATTTCCATATAAAGAAGGTGGATTGTCATCCTCGCTCTGCTATTCTTTCAATGCAGGTGGTATTCATTTTGTGATGCTAGGTGCTTTGATTGATTATAACAAATCATGTGAGCTTTGCCTTCTTTCctctattttccttttaatcATTCATAATCATTTTTTCTTGGCTTATGGAGCTTGCTGTTCCTGGTTAGTAATATTTCCATTTCCTCAGTTAAAGATATTCTTTTGGCTGATCATGTTCAGTTACCACGTGGTGAGATTCTCCGGTTTCTGTTGCAGCGGATCAATACAATTGGCTGGAAAGAGACTTGGCCGAGGTCGATAGAGAAGTGACCCCTTGGCTGGTGGCTGCCTGGCATCGCCCTTGGTATAGTACCTATGCAGCACATTACAGAGAAGCAGAGTGTATGAGAGTGGAGATGGAGGAATTGCTTTATCATTTTGGAGTTGACATAGTCTTCAGTGGACATGTAAGTGTGCTTTTGATTCTCATTCAAATTCTctgttttcaaaagttaatagagaaaaaacattttatttttcttacttttgTTTCTTCATATCTATTTTCAAAAGACTTGAAAAATTTATGCATTGAAAGACAGAAACCATTAAATCAGAATTCAGGTGCATTTCCTGTGTGAAGAAAAATAGGTTTAGGTTCTTGAAGGAGGGTTTCATTTGGTACGATATATGGCATTTTCTAATATTTAGCATTCATGCTATGGCATTTCAAAGAGCGAAATTATAATACTGAAGTGATAATAACACCCAGGTTCATGCTTATGAGAGGTCAAACCGGGTGTACAATTACTCCTTGGATCCATGTGGTCCCGTTTATATCACGGTTGGTGATGG is a window from the Mangifera indica cultivar Alphonso unplaced genomic scaffold, CATAS_Mindica_2.1 Un_0029, whole genome shotgun sequence genome containing:
- the LOC123206241 gene encoding purple acid phosphatase 15-like isoform X2 — its product is MGLVYLLVLLSLSCVHGDGIPTTLEGPFKPVTAPLEKSFRGQNFTDLPDVPSNVEGFQPQQIFVSLSTNYDSIWISWITGEFQIGDHIQPLDPEWVQSIVQFRVLRSPVTYQAEGYSLVYNQLYPKEGLQNYTSGIIHHVLLTGLEPNTLYEYECGDPSISAMSDSHYFRTMPVSKASNYPSRIAVVGDLGLTYNTTTTISHLLSNHPALLLLLGDLSYADLYFTNGTKCNSSSSSFFPNPTQESYQPRWDYWGRYMQPLVSNVPTMVIEGEHEIELQAENYAFVAYSYRFAFPYKEADQYNWLERDLAEVDREVTPWLVAAWHRPWYSTYAAHYREAECMRVEMEELLYHFGVDIVFSGHVHAYERSNRVYNYSLDPCGPVYITVGDGGNGEGLDIEHADEPDNCPDPGSTADKYVGGFCAFNFTSGPASGKFCWDQQPDYSAYRESSFGHGILEVKNETHALWTWHRNQEYYENAGDIIYIVREPDRCPRLPK
- the LOC123206241 gene encoding purple acid phosphatase 15-like isoform X3, which gives rise to MGTKYCSIQSLKITSDLSGRGLLPCLQSTLSKRRPPELYFWYYTSCSSNRLQSSFATGLEPNTLYEYECGDPSISAMSDSHYFRTMPVSKASNYPSRIAVVGDLGLTYNTTTTISHLLSNHPALLLLLGDLSYADLYFTNGTKCNSSSSSFFPNPTQESYQPRWDYWGRYMQPLVSNVPTMVIEGEHEIELQAENYAFVAYSYRFAFPYKEGGLSSSLCYSFNAGGIHFVMLGALIDYNKSSDQYNWLERDLAEVDREVTPWLVAAWHRPWYSTYAAHYREAECMRVEMEELLYHFGVDIVFSGHVHAYERSNRVYNYSLDPCGPVYITVGDGGNGEGLDIEHADEPDNCPDPGSTADKYVGGFCAFNFTSGPASGKFCWDQQPDYSAYRESSFGHGILEVKNETHALWTWHRNQEYYENAGDIIYIVREPDRCPRLPK
- the LOC123206241 gene encoding purple acid phosphatase 15-like isoform X1; this encodes MGLVYLLVLLSLSCVHGDGIPTTLEGPFKPVTAPLEKSFRGQNFTDLPDVPSNVEGFQPQQIFVSLSTNYDSIWISWITGEFQIGDHIQPLDPEWVQSIVQFRVLRSPVTYQAEGYSLVYNQLYPKEGLQNYTSGIIHHVLLTGLEPNTLYEYECGDPSISAMSDSHYFRTMPVSKASNYPSRIAVVGDLGLTYNTTTTISHLLSNHPALLLLLGDLSYADLYFTNGTKCNSSSSSFFPNPTQESYQPRWDYWGRYMQPLVSNVPTMVIEGEHEIELQAENYAFVAYSYRFAFPYKEGGLSSSLCYSFNAGGIHFVMLGALIDYNKSSDQYNWLERDLAEVDREVTPWLVAAWHRPWYSTYAAHYREAECMRVEMEELLYHFGVDIVFSGHVHAYERSNRVYNYSLDPCGPVYITVGDGGNGEGLDIEHADEPDNCPDPGSTADKYVGGFCAFNFTSGPASGKFCWDQQPDYSAYRESSFGHGILEVKNETHALWTWHRNQEYYENAGDIIYIVREPDRCPRLPK